A stretch of Colletotrichum lupini chromosome 2, complete sequence DNA encodes these proteins:
- a CDS encoding chitin recognition protein yields MRWTPVVLATLAGLQAAHAHDEDEVPHPNMVLPRLRDVDELRQRRNAFEPWNPPTVANKPRADRVKLSPRQTSSIPLGDNSQCGGTYGRCADGYCCSASGWCGQSEEYCASPDCQINYGPACDGNEKPNGPDTSNYARPKNGDVPYGGVGIYACVNQGDVAITYDDGPYIYTAAMLDAFKAHGAVATWFITGNNIGKGMINVNYRDVITRMIADGHQVASHTWSHENLDQMTLAQRKNQMVYNEIAFMDILGFFPTYMRPPYSICGAECQGQMADLGYHITYFDLDTQGYLHTPADQIQFSVNLWDQAMLARTPCNGSYLHIEHDIHQYIATTLTNHILDSVVANGWNAVTVGTCLGDPPENWYRGAVPAYNFKITPVSSKVCSSTSSSSSSTKTSSSTRTSSATSTSTAVSTNGQCGSTVAFTCQGSAYGNCCSGAGWCGSTSVYCGTSCQSRYGTCGSSASNTTSSSSSGTSSGRTSSSSSTRSGTSSSGSSSRTGTSSSSSRTGTSSSSTRSGSSSSSNTRSSSGSSSGTGTASASSSAASSTSTLPVSTGGDCGAASGKQCFGSTFGNCCSVYNYCGSTAAHCGTGCQSAFGTCNSTSSASGSSSSGGANSSGAASSSGSASASGTSSASAVLPSTSLISTDGSCGAAAGKSCTGSTFGTCCSVYNYCGTTDAHCGTGCQPGYGSCNGTTAAGSSSAATPASSVVASGSTTANAAAATNTNISKNGECAGTNGYNCLGSNFGDCCSPYNYCGNTTAHCDTGCQSGFGKCSGTGANVAVSLNGNCGSTNGGSTCAGSTFGNCCSAYGYCGSTSAFCGTGCQSGYGTCDTSSGSGTTAATPAATSAAASTVKTVTTAGALCGSAANAKCGDGFCCTVLNVCASSKLLFVTNPACYAAVGCQTSWSSSCA; encoded by the exons ATGCGTTGGACTCCTGTTGTACTAGCTACCCTCGCAGGGCTACAAGCAGCTCATGCTCACGATGAGGATGAAGTTCCTCACCCCAACATGGTATTGCCTCGTCTTCGCGATGTAGACGAGTTGAGACAGAGACGGAATGCTTTTGAGCCCTGGAACCCGCCGACGGTAGCCAACAAGCCACGCGCGGACCGCGTGAAGCTCAGCCCTCGCCAGACGTCATCAATTCCGTTGGGAGACAACTCGCAGTGTGGAGGAACATATGGCAGGTGTGCGGATGGATACTGCTGTTCCGCATCTGG ATGGTGTGGTCAGTCTGAGGAGTACTGCGCGTCCCCGGATTGCCAGATCAACTATGGTCCTGCATGTGACGGCAACGAGAAGCCTAATGGTCCGGATACTTCAAACTACGCAAGGCCAAAGAACGGTGATGTTCCCTATGGTGGCGTAGGCATCTACGCATGCGTCAACCAGGGTGATGTCGCCATCACATATGATGATGGCCCTTACATCTACACCGCTGCCATGTTGGATGCCTTCAAGGCTCATGGTGCCGTCGCTACTTGGTTCATCACGGGTAACAATATTGGTAAGGGCATGATCAATGTCAACTACCGCGATGTCATCACA CGAATGATTGCAGATGGTCATCAGGTTGCTAGCCACACATGGTCCCACGAGAACCTGGATCAGATGACGCTTGCCCAGCGCAAGAACCAGATGGTCTACAATGAGATCGCCTTCATGGACATCCTCGGCTTCTTCCCTACCTACATGCGCCCGCCTTACTCCATCTGCGGAGCCGAGTGCCAGGGACAGATGGCCGACCTGGGCTACCACATCACCTACTTCGATCTCGACACCCAGGGTTACCTCCACACCCCCGCCGACCAGATTCAATTCAGCGTGAACCTCTGGGACCAGGCCATGCTGGCCCGCACGCCTTGCAACGGCAGCTACCTGCACATCGAGCACGACATCCACCAGTACATCGCCACGACCCTGACGAACCACATCCTCGACTCCGTCGTCGCCAACGGTTGGAACGCCGTCACCGTCGGTACCTGCCTCGGCGACCCCCCAGAGAACTGGTACCGCGGCGCCGTCCCGGCCTACAACTTCAAGATCACCCCGGTCAGCTCAAAGGTCTGCTCCAGCACCTCCAGCTCGTCCAGCTCGACCAAGACATCTTCGTCCACCCGCACCTCGTCCGCGACCTCCACTTCGACAGCCGTCTCCACCAACGGCCAGTGCGGCTCCACCGTCGCCTTCACCTGCCAGGGCTCCGCCTACGGTAACTGCTGCTCCGGCGCCGGATGGTGCGGTTCCACCTCCGTCTACTGCGGCACGAGCTGCCAGTCCAGGTACGGCACCTGCGGAAGCTCAGCATCCAACACTACTTCTTCTTCGAGCAGTGGCACCTCATCAGGTAGgacctcttcttcctcgtccACCCGCAGCGGCaccagcagcagcggcagctCTTCTCGCACGGGTACTAGCAGCAGTTCATCTCGTACCGGCACCTCCAGCTCGTCCACTCGCAGCGgatcatcatcgtcgtctaACACTCGCTCGTCCTCAGGTTCTTCCTCAGGCACCGGCACAGCGTCCGCCTCCAGCTCCGCCGCCTCGTCCACCTCGACGCTTCCCGTTTCCACCGGCGGCGACTGCGGCGCCGCCAGCGGAAAGCAGTGCTTCGGCTCGACCTTCGGTAACTGCTGCTCCGTCTACAACTACTGCGGCAGCACCGCTGCCCACTGCGGGACGGGCTGCCAGTCCGCCTTCGGTACCTGCAACAGCACGTCGTCCGCTTCCGGCAGCTCCTCTTCGGGCGGCGCCAACTCTTCCGGTGCGGCCAGCAGCTCCGGCTCAGCCTCCGCTAGCGGCACGtcctccgcctccgccgTCCTCCCCAGCACCTCGCTCATCTCCACCGACGGCTCATGCGGTGCCGCGGCCGGCAAGTCCTGCACGGGAAGCACCTTCGGCACATGCTGCTCCGTCTACAACTACTGCGGTACCACCGATGCTCACTGCGGCACAGGCTGCCAACCAGGCTACGGCTCCTGCAACGGCACGACCGCCGCAGGCTCCTCCTCCGCAGCGACCCCCGCCTCCTCCGTTGTCGCAAGCGGCAGCACGACCGccaacgccgccgccgcgacaAACACAAACATCTCCAAGAACGGCGAGTGCGCCGGCACGAACGGCTACAACTGCCTCGGCTCCAACTTTGGCGACTGCTGCTCCCCCTACAACTACTGCGGTAACACCACCGCTCACTGCGACACGGGCTGCCAGTCCGGCTTCGGCAAGTGCTCCGGCACGGGCGCCAACGTCGCCGTCTCGCTCAACGGCAACTGCGGCTCCACGAACGGCGGGTCGACATGCGCGGGCTCAACGTTTGGCAATTGCTGCTCGGCGTACGGATACTGCGGTAGCACGTCTGCTTTCTGCGGCACGGGTTGCCAGTCTGGATACGGTACCTGTG ATACTTCTTCCGGGTCCGGTACTACCGCCGCAACACCCGCGGCCACATCCGCGGCAGCCTCCACTGTCAAGACGGTCACCACCGCCGGCGCGCTCTGCGGTTCTGCTGCCAATGCCAAATGCGGTGACGGTTTCTGCTGTACGGTGCTCAACGTCTGCGCTAGCAGTAAGCTCCTGTTTGTCACGAATCCGGCTTGTTATGCCGCTGTGGGTTGCCAGACGAGTTGGAGTAGCAGTTGTGCTTAA